CAGCGTGTTGCCGCTCAGGTAGCCCTTCAGCTCCTGGACGTCCTGCGGGAACGAATCGGCCGAGCGGGGATCGCGGCGGAGCGCGTACATCGTGTTCTGGTCCGAGCCCGGCGCCCGGCCCAGCCCCAGGTCGATCCGCCCCGGATACATCGCGGCCAGCGTGCCGAACTGCTCGGCGATCGTCAGCGGGGCGTGGTTGGGCAGCATGATCCCGCCGGCGCCGAGCCGGATCGTGCTCGTGTGCGCGCCCACGTGCGAGATCAGCACGCTCGTCGCCGAGGACATGATCGCGTGCATGTTGTGGTGCTCGGCGTACCAGACCCGCTGGTAGCCCGATTCCTCCGCCGCCCGGGCGAGCGCGACGCTCGAGGCGATCGCGCTCGTCGCCGACTCACCGGTGCCGACCGGCGCGAGGTCAAGGATCGATAGCGGGAAGCCCATGATGCCCTCGGATCGTCAAGAACGGAGACTGTCTCCGTTTCAACGTAACACCCGCGAAGCCGCTTGACACGAGCCCCCCGCACCGGCAAAGGTAAACCATATGGTTCACCGTCAGTTCGCAGCGCTCGGCGACCCGACCCGCCTGGCCATCGTCGAGCGCCTGGTCCGCGGCCCGACGTCGGCCGGCGACCTCGCCGCTCCGACGTCGATGTCGCTGCCCGCCGTCCTCAAGCACCTGCGCGTACTCGAGGACGCCGGCCTGGTGACGACCGTCAAGCGCGGACGCGTCCGCGAATGCCGGTTGCGCGACGACGCGCTCGTCGCGGTGGCCCAGTGGACCGCACAGCAGCAGGCGCTCTGGTCGACCCGGCTGGACGCTCTCGGCACTCTCCTGGAGGACTCGTGACCAGCCCGCTCTCGTTCGACCTCGACCGCACCTACCCCGTCCCGCCGGACCGGGTCTGGGCCGCCTGGACCCGCGCCGACCTGCTGGAACGCTGGGTCCTCCCGGACCCGGAGTGGCGCCTCTCCCAGTGCGAGGTCGACGCCCACCAGGGCGGCGGCTACCGGCTGCGGTTCGGCCCCCGCCCGGCCGGCGACGAGTACACCGAGACGGCCACGTTCACGGTGTTCCAGCCGGTCGAGAAGCTCGTCCTCGACACGCTCACCGAGGGGGAGGGCATGAAGGAGCGGTCCCGGGCCACGGTCCTGTTCCGGCCGGTCGCGGGCGGCACCCGGCTCGAGCTCACCGTCGAAGCCGTCGAGGGCATCGACACCCTCGACCACCTGCGCACCGGCTGGCAGTGGTGCCTCGAGGGCATCGCCGCGCAGGTCAGCGCATGAGCACCGCGACCCCGACCCGCCGCCGCGCCGGCCTGATCCGCACCGGCCTGGCCGCCACGCTCACCGCGATGGTGGCGGTCACCGCCGTCGCCGCGCTGGCCCGGGCGCTCGGCGCCGACTTCGAACTCCCCGACGGCGGCGAGGCGATCCCCTTACCCGGCTTCGCGGTGGTGACCGGCGTCTTCTCGCTGATCGGCGTCGCGCTCGCGGGCGCCTGCCGGCGCTGGTCGGAACGTCCCGCCACACACTTCCTGCGCATCGCGGTCACACTCACCGCGATCTCCCTGGTCCCGCCGTTCCTCGTCGGCGCGACCGCCGCCACGACCGCCGCACTCCTCGTGCTGCACCTGGTCGCCGCGGCGATCGTCATCCCCACCCTCACTAGGCGCCTGGAAAGCTGACCTCCGCGGTCTCGACCGTCCCGGCCTCCCGCCCCGGAGCGCTCTGGAAGCTCCAGTACAGGTTCGTGTGGGCGATCACCTGCCCGGGCGGCGGCGCCCCGTAGGCGCTCAGGTCCTCGGTGGTGTGCGCGTCGGAGACCAGGATCGCGTCGTAGCCGCGGGTGAACGCGCCGTGCAGCGTGGAGCGGATGCAGGCGTCGGTCTGCGCGCCGGTGACCACCAGCCGCCCCACCGCGCGCTCACCGAGGACCTGCTCCAGGTCGGTGGCCTCGAACGCGTCGCCGTAGAGCTTGTGGATCAGCGGTTCCGGCTCCTGCCGCTCCAGCTCCCCGACGTACTGCCACTGGTCGCTGCCCTGGGGCAGGTCGTCCGCGGAGTGCTGAATCCAGACCACCGGCACGTCCGCGGCGCGGGCCTTCCCGATCAGCGTGTTGATGTTCGCGATCACGGCCTCCCGGTCGTGCGCGCCCTCCACCACGCCGTTCTGCACGTCGATCACCAGCAGCGCGGTGTTCGGCCGGTCGGTCAAGGTCGTCACGGAAGCCTCCGTTCGTCTCGGCGAGGTCCTTTTCTTTACGCTATGCGGCGAACCGCTCCGGCGTAGGTCATCACCGGCCCACGCGGACGGTGAGCTGAGCGGCGCCGTCGGCCCGGGTCGCGACGAACGTCCAGCACCCGGGCCGGCGGAACACCCAGCCGGTGCCCCACTGGTCGGGTTCGCTGTGCGCGGCCGGCCCCCACACCGGGCCGGTCCGCGCGCCGCCGGGCCCGTCGGCATGGACGGTGAAGCCCGCGGTGCCGGGCATCTGCCAGACGATCTTGACCTCGCGCCCGACCGTGACCGCGGGCGCGAAGAAGATCGCGGTGACCGCCGCGCCGACCCCCCGCCGGGACGACAGCCCGACCGGATCCAACACCGCATCCGCCGGACACGAGGACGCGACCGGAACCCCCGTCGGCGAGGCGTCCGCCGAAAGCGAGGCGCCCGGAGCCGCTGACGGCGAGCCGGCCGGTGACGGTGAGGCGGGCCGATCCGGGGCGGGTGCGCCCGAGGCGCACGCGGTCACCACGCCCACGCAGGCGAGCGCGGTCCAGACGCGGGCGACCCGGCCCATGCCGCCGACGGTAGCGCGTTCCGCTCCCGGCGGCGGCCCAGCCATGAAACCCGCCCGGCTGGGCACCCTGTTCCACGTGCACATCGGAACCTCGGGATGGAGCTACGACCACTGGGACGGCGTCCTCTACCCGCCGGGGACACCGACCCGCGATCGCCTGGCTCACTACGTCCGAAAATTCGGAACGGTGGAGCTGAACGCGAGCTTCTACCGGTGGCCGAAGGCCACGACCTTCGCGGGTTGGCGGCAGCGCCTGCCGGACGGGTTCCTCCTGACGGTGAAGGCCCCACGCGGGCTGACCCACGCGCGACGGCTGCACGAGCCGGAGCAGTGGATCGGCCGCATCACCGAGGGGGTGCACGAGCTCGGCGACCGGCGCGGGGTCCTGCTCGTGCAGACCCACCCGGCCCACACCCGCGACGACGCCCGGCTGGAGTACTTCCTGAGCCGTGTGCCGTCGTGGCTGCGGGTCGCGATGGAGTTCCGGCACCCGAGCTGGCACGAGGAGCCGGTCTTCGACCTGCTCGAACGCCACGGCGCGGCCTACTGCGTGATGAGCGGGGCCGGGCTGCCGTGCATCCTCCGCGCGACCGCGCCGTTCGTGTACGTCCGCCTGCACGGCCCGGATCACCACAGGCTCTACGCCGGCTCCTACTCCGACGACGACCTCCGCTGGTGGGCCGCGAGGATGCGCGAGTGGCAGACGTCCGGCCGCGAGGTCTTCGCGTACTTCAACAACGACGGCTTCGGCCACGCGGTCCGCAACGCGGAGACGCTGCGGAGAATGACCGAAGGGTAGGCCCGCTCCGGGGCCACGTCCCGCGTGCCCGGCTCCGGCGTGACGGTCCGCTTGGTACGGTGCCCACTGTGGACGGATCGAGCGACCCCGGCATCGACGAGACCCGGCCGAGCAGCGCGCGGGTCTGGAACTACCTACTCGACGGCACCGACAACTTCCCCGTCGACCGCGAGCTGGCCGAGCTGCTGCGAACCGCCAACCCGGGCATCGCCGCGGTCGCCCAGGCCCAGCGCAGGTTCCTCGTCCGCGCGGTCACGCTCCTGGCCGGCGACGCGGGCATCCGGCAGTTCCTCGACATCGGGGCCGGCCTCCCGTCGGCCGACAACACCCACCAGGTCGCCCAGCGCGTGGCCCCCGACGCCCGGGTCGTCTACGTCGACAACGACCCACTCGTGCTGGCCCACGCCCAGACCCTGCTGACCAGCTCCCCCGAGGGCCGGACCGCCTACGTCGACTCCGACGTCGAGGACCCGGAGCGGATCCTCACCGACGCCGCGCGGACCCTCGACCTCAGCCGGCCGGTCGCGCTGACGATGATCGGCATTCTCGGGAACGTCGCCGACTACGCCGAGGCCCGGTCGATCGTCGAGCGGCTGCTCGCCGCGGTGCCGCCGGGGAGCTACCTGATCGTCAGCGACGGGACGAGCACCAGCGCGGAGAGCGTCGAGAGCGAGCGGGTCGCCAAGGAGGGTGGGCACCCGTACAACCTGCGGACGCCCGAGGAGATCGGCGGGTACTTCCAGGGCCTGGAGCTGCTCGAGCCCGGGGTGGTGTCGACCCCGCTGTGGCGCCCGCCGCCGGGAAAGGTGCCGGAGGCCCTCGACGTGTACTGCGCGGTCGGCCGCAAACCTCTGCCCTAAGCCGGCTGCAGGCGGAGGACGGCCCGGTCGCCCTCGACCGCGATCACGAAGATCACCTGGTTGTTGATCTGCTGACGCGCGCCGACGCTACCGGTCACCGTGCTGCTGAACCCGCTGGCCGCGGTCTGCGACAACGTCACCAGGCCGCCGGACACCTGGACGTGCAACGGTCCGAGGTCGCCGCGGACCCGGAGCACGTCGCCGCTGCGCACGATGACCTCGCAGGTGTTGTCGGCGCAGGCCGAGAGGTTCCGCCCGTCGGCGGCGGCGAACGCCGGCTTCACCGGCGAGGGAGAGACCGACGGCGACGTCGACGTCGACGGCGATGTCGACGGTGAGGGTGCCGCTGGGGGAGTGTCCGACGGATCCCCGCCGCACGCCGCGAGCAGAAAGACCGGAACGACCAGAAGCGCCGGGAATCGTCGCATGCCCTAGGGATCCCAGACCCCGCTATACGACCGCTATACGGACCCTCACCACGTCGTCCACCGCCACCCGCTCGGAGACCGGCACCATTCCCCACCCGTAGCTGACCCCGGACGCCAGCGCGCGCAACCCGTCGACGCACTCGTCCGGCACCGTCACGAAGTGGTACGGCGACGGCCCGCGCCACTCCCAGACCGGCCCCTCGAAGTCGTACTCCACTACCGCACCGTAGCGCCGGGCCCGGGCAGGACGTCCACATCGGTCGCGTGCATCGGCTGACCGCACGACGAACAGACCGGCTCGACGTGCGCGATCTCGCCGCAGGCATGATGCCGGTAGAGGACCGGCGGGCCGGCCTCGCCGGCGGTCCAGCGGTCGCCCCACCGGACGATCGTCAGCAGCAGGTCGCACAGCTCCTGCCCCTTCACGGTCAGCACGTACTCGTAGCGGACCGGCCGCGACGAGTACTGCCGACGTTCCAGCACGTCCTGCGACACCAGCCACGCCAGCCGCTGCGTCAGGACCTTGCGGGAGATGCCGAGGTCGGCCTGCAACTGGTCGAAGCGGCTGATGCCGACGAAGACGTCGCGCAGGATCAGCGGCGACCACGGCTCCCCGATGACGTCGAGCGTCCGGGCGATGGAGCAGGCGGCCAGGTCGGCGAACTGCGTGCGTTGCATGTCGACCAGCCTAGCAAAGAGGGTTCCCTCAGGGAACCGACGATGTTAGGTTCGGTTTCCCGAGGAACGAAGGAGGCTCGTATGAACCGCCCGGCCGTCGTATCCGCCGCCGAGTGGCAGGACGCCCGCGAGGCGCTGCTGCGCAAGGAGAAGGAACTCACCCACGCGCTCGACCGGCTCGCCGCCGAACGTCGCCGCCTGCCGATGACCCCGCTGACCAAGCCGTACCTGTTCACCGCGCCCGACGGCACGACGACGACGCTGACCGGCCTGTTCGACGGCAAGCGCCAGCTCGTCATCTACCACTTCATGCGCGAGCCCGACGACCCGCACGTGTGCGGCGGCTGCAGCACGTTCACCGACAACCTCGCCGACCACACCGCCGAGCACCTGGCCGCCCGCGACACCCGGCTGATCCTCGTCTCGCGCGCCCCGCAGGACGAGATCGAACCGCTCCGCCGCCGGATGGGCTGGACCGTGCCCTGGTACTCCAGCTTCGGCAGCGACTTCAGCGACGATCTCGGCCTCGGCGGCATGTTCGGCCTCAGCGTCCTGCTCCGCGACGGCGACGACGTCTTCCGTACGTACTTCACCAGCGGCCGCGGCGTCGATCGGCTCCGCCTCGACTTCAACCTCCTCGATCTGACGCCCTACGGACGTCAGGAGGCCTGGGAGGACTCTCCGGACGGCTGGCCGCAGACGCCGACGATGCAGTGGCTTCGCCCCCACGACGAATACGGGAGCAACTGATGATTCCGGCCGACGTCGCCCAGCTCGTCGAGGGCACCAACATCGCGCATCTCGCCACCGTGCTGCCGGACGGTTCGCCGCATTCGGTGCCGGTCTGGATCGACCGGGAGGGCGACCGGCTGGCCATCCTGACCGGGCCGGACTCGCAGAAGGCGCGCAACATGGCGCGCGACCCGCGGGTCGCGATCTCGGTCGCCGACCAGGCCAACCCGTACGCGACCGCGATCGTCCGCGGCCGGGTCGCCGAGGTCGTCGACGGCGACGAGGCCTGGCGGATCATCGACCGGATCTCGCGCAAGTACACCGGCCAGGACTACGGGCTGCGCACCGGCCGGGTGGTGTTCCTGATCGAGCCGGACACCGCCCGGGCGGTCGCGTTCGGCTAAGGCGTGTTTCATGAGCTCAGGACGCCGCGGGCGTGACCCAGGCGGCGATCCGGCAAGGCGGAGCCTTGTCCGGATACCGCTGTTGTATCCGGACGAGGCGACAACGCCGCCGGTCGTCGTCTGGGTCACGGCCACGGTGGGCTGCTGGCTTAGGAAACACGCCTTAGCTGGGCTCGGGCCGGAAGGTGGCCGGGGCGTCCGGCCAGATCATCCGGATGCGGCGCGGGGAGCCGTTGAGGCGGGCCGGGTCGCCGGGGACGGGAGTCGTCTCGCCGCGGGTCGCGCCCCGCGCGGTGTAGAACGCCTGCGCCGAGGTGTTCTGCTCGAGCACCCAGAGGTACATCGCGACGCTCCCGCGGTCGGCGACCGCGCGCGCCGCGGCGCGCAACAGGTGGGTTCCGACGCCGGTCCGGCGCCGGTCGTCGGTGACGTGCAGGTTGTCGACCAGGCTGCCCCACCGAGGGTCGTGATCGAACACGATGTGGACGAATCCCACGGCGCGGTCGTCGTACTCGGCGATGATCGTCGCGCTGGCACCCGGGGCGCCGGGGGCGCCGGGGGTCGTGGCGCTGGCGCGCTGGGCGCTGGGGGGCGTCGCGCGGGTGACCGGGGCGCCGGGGGTCGTCGTGCTGGCGGCCGGGGCGGCGAGGCGGGACTCCCACACGGCCCGGCGATCGGCGAGCACGTCCCCGTCGAGGAACGAGTCGGCGTAGGCGCCGCGGTAGTGGCGCCGCCAGCTGTCGGCGTGCAGCCGCGCGATGGCCGGCGCGTCGGCGGCAGTGGCGGGGCGGAGGGTGGGGTGCATTTCGGGCACGGTAGCAGGGTGGGGGCTGCCGCCCCGGCGCGGCCGAGCGGGGCGCATATCGAGCCGCCGGGTGCCCCAGCACGAACACCGTCGCTGCTGCCCCGGGCGCGAGCCGGCCGCCTACGTGTCATCCCGAGCGCCCGGCTCGCTGGCGTCCATGGTGGACGACGCGGGCGGTGATCAGTTGGAACGGGGGCTGCTTCGAGGTGCCGAAGGAGCAGACCTGGCCCGCGCGAACCAGATCGGTCAGCGCCCGACGGTCTCGCCCAGATCCGTCGCGTCGCCCGCCACGCCGAACTCGCGACGAGCCCGCGACAGAAAGTCGCCATGGCGGTGGCTCCCGCCGTTGCATCAACCAGCCCATGAACTCGAGGGCTGCCTCACGAGTGGCCCTGCGCGTGCGAGAACCATCGTTGGCACGCGAAGCCGGGACTGCGCCGGCCGGGCCGCGCCCGCCGGGCCGCGCCGTGCCAGGGGGCGCTGGCGCGCCCGGCGCCGTGCGCGCTCAGGCGGATTGCTCCCGCCGGATGCCCTGTCCGGGCCGCGCCGCCCGGGTCACGCTGGACAACTTGATGAGCCGGCCGCCGGCCACTGGCCCGGGCATACAAATGCGCGGGTTACCGGGGTTTTCGAGGCCCCGGAGACCCCGGAAGGTCAGAAAACCGCGTATGGATCGGGCCAGCAAGCGCTGGACTGGACCCGCGCGGCTACGTGCGGCCCAGCGCCCCTGCGGCGCAATGCTTCTCCGCCGGTAGCGCAACGCCGATCTCTCCGCGTCACGAGGCGCCCCGCACCCCCGTACAACGCACGCCCGG
Above is a window of Cryptosporangium phraense DNA encoding:
- a CDS encoding isochorismatase family protein — encoded protein: MTTLTDRPNTALLVIDVQNGVVEGAHDREAVIANINTLIGKARAADVPVVWIQHSADDLPQGSDQWQYVGELERQEPEPLIHKLYGDAFEATDLEQVLGERAVGRLVVTGAQTDACIRSTLHGAFTRGYDAILVSDAHTTEDLSAYGAPPPGQVIAHTNLYWSFQSAPGREAGTVETAEVSFPGA
- a CDS encoding DUF1905 domain-containing protein; this translates as MEYDFEGPVWEWRGPSPYHFVTVPDECVDGLRALASGVSYGWGMVPVSERVAVDDVVRVRIAVV
- a CDS encoding SAM-dependent methyltransferase; translation: MDGSSDPGIDETRPSSARVWNYLLDGTDNFPVDRELAELLRTANPGIAAVAQAQRRFLVRAVTLLAGDAGIRQFLDIGAGLPSADNTHQVAQRVAPDARVVYVDNDPLVLAHAQTLLTSSPEGRTAYVDSDVEDPERILTDAARTLDLSRPVALTMIGILGNVADYAEARSIVERLLAAVPPGSYLIVSDGTSTSAESVESERVAKEGGHPYNLRTPEEIGGYFQGLELLEPGVVSTPLWRPPPGKVPEALDVYCAVGRKPLP
- a CDS encoding winged helix-turn-helix transcriptional regulator, yielding MQRTQFADLAACSIARTLDVIGEPWSPLILRDVFVGISRFDQLQADLGISRKVLTQRLAWLVSQDVLERRQYSSRPVRYEYVLTVKGQELCDLLLTIVRWGDRWTAGEAGPPVLYRHHACGEIAHVEPVCSSCGQPMHATDVDVLPGPGATVR
- a CDS encoding DUF899 domain-containing protein translates to MNRPAVVSAAEWQDAREALLRKEKELTHALDRLAAERRRLPMTPLTKPYLFTAPDGTTTTLTGLFDGKRQLVIYHFMREPDDPHVCGGCSTFTDNLADHTAEHLAARDTRLILVSRAPQDEIEPLRRRMGWTVPWYSSFGSDFSDDLGLGGMFGLSVLLRDGDDVFRTYFTSGRGVDRLRLDFNLLDLTPYGRQEAWEDSPDGWPQTPTMQWLRPHDEYGSN
- a CDS encoding DUF6069 family protein, which codes for MSTATPTRRRAGLIRTGLAATLTAMVAVTAVAALARALGADFELPDGGEAIPLPGFAVVTGVFSLIGVALAGACRRWSERPATHFLRIAVTLTAISLVPPFLVGATAATTAALLVLHLVAAAIVIPTLTRRLES
- a CDS encoding DUF72 domain-containing protein, translating into MKPARLGTLFHVHIGTSGWSYDHWDGVLYPPGTPTRDRLAHYVRKFGTVELNASFYRWPKATTFAGWRQRLPDGFLLTVKAPRGLTHARRLHEPEQWIGRITEGVHELGDRRGVLLVQTHPAHTRDDARLEYFLSRVPSWLRVAMEFRHPSWHEEPVFDLLERHGAAYCVMSGAGLPCILRATAPFVYVRLHGPDHHRLYAGSYSDDDLRWWAARMREWQTSGREVFAYFNNDGFGHAVRNAETLRRMTEG
- a CDS encoding ArsR/SmtB family transcription factor; the encoded protein is MVHRQFAALGDPTRLAIVERLVRGPTSAGDLAAPTSMSLPAVLKHLRVLEDAGLVTTVKRGRVRECRLRDDALVAVAQWTAQQQALWSTRLDALGTLLEDS
- a CDS encoding SRPBCC family protein, which gives rise to MTSPLSFDLDRTYPVPPDRVWAAWTRADLLERWVLPDPEWRLSQCEVDAHQGGGYRLRFGPRPAGDEYTETATFTVFQPVEKLVLDTLTEGEGMKERSRATVLFRPVAGGTRLELTVEAVEGIDTLDHLRTGWQWCLEGIAAQVSA
- a CDS encoding PPOX class F420-dependent oxidoreductase, coding for MIPADVAQLVEGTNIAHLATVLPDGSPHSVPVWIDREGDRLAILTGPDSQKARNMARDPRVAISVADQANPYATAIVRGRVAEVVDGDEAWRIIDRISRKYTGQDYGLRTGRVVFLIEPDTARAVAFG
- a CDS encoding GNAT family N-acetyltransferase, with product MHPTLRPATAADAPAIARLHADSWRRHYRGAYADSFLDGDVLADRRAVWESRLAAPAASTTTPGAPVTRATPPSAQRASATTPGAPGAPGASATIIAEYDDRAVGFVHIVFDHDPRWGSLVDNLHVTDDRRRTGVGTHLLRAAARAVADRGSVAMYLWVLEQNTSAQAFYTARGATRGETTPVPGDPARLNGSPRRIRMIWPDAPATFRPEPS